A genome region from Tolypothrix sp. PCC 7712 includes the following:
- a CDS encoding glycosyltransferase, with protein MTNQPLRIALFTGLYAPFLTGVSVAVHQRVRWLLEQGHEVFLIHPEFNDKYPKQVGNRPMPGLEELQKFPNFSSYAFPTQPLIFYKSLPQPLSYKHWSDTKLLLNFQPDIIVVEESAQMRGAYSVFLQGYGRAVGVKYAKQTKTPIISVFHTDIVAYIKYYLGSFFFSLLRPIIPLIVKQVSDAYTVNVFSSREQLTKYQKLQCQRGEYLPYQGINCEKFHPRNICYDPIPGDRRPTILFVGRITAEKNVTQLIDAFPHIAAKIPDVHLVIVGSGPLDEQIKKRAQKFKSGITIWGESHGTELLGWFARADVFVNPSVTENFCTTNNEALASGTPVVAALAPSTAEQVIPGHNGFLAEPNNPADFAQKIIAILENPELKTAMTQNARPSILDFDWSVCQEKFEEKLYQLVALSNKEKVMVN; from the coding sequence ATGACAAACCAACCTCTGCGGATTGCTCTCTTTACAGGATTGTATGCTCCCTTCCTTACAGGGGTTTCAGTAGCAGTACATCAGCGAGTTCGTTGGTTATTAGAGCAGGGACATGAAGTATTTCTCATCCATCCCGAATTTAATGATAAATACCCCAAACAAGTTGGGAATCGTCCGATGCCAGGATTAGAAGAGTTACAGAAATTTCCTAACTTTTCTTCCTATGCATTTCCTACTCAACCACTGATTTTCTATAAGTCTCTACCTCAACCATTAAGTTACAAACATTGGAGTGATACTAAATTACTGTTGAACTTTCAACCCGATATTATCGTTGTTGAAGAATCAGCCCAAATGAGAGGAGCTTACTCAGTTTTCTTGCAAGGGTACGGTCGTGCTGTAGGAGTTAAATATGCCAAGCAAACAAAGACTCCGATTATCTCAGTTTTCCATACAGATATCGTTGCCTATATCAAATATTACTTAGGTAGCTTCTTCTTTAGCTTACTGCGTCCAATTATTCCCTTAATAGTTAAGCAAGTCAGCGATGCTTACACCGTCAATGTATTTTCCTCGCGGGAACAGCTAACTAAATACCAGAAATTACAATGTCAACGCGGGGAATACTTGCCCTATCAAGGTATTAATTGCGAAAAATTCCATCCTCGTAATATTTGTTATGATCCCATACCAGGCGATCGCAGACCAACCATCCTCTTTGTTGGACGCATTACCGCCGAAAAGAATGTTACCCAATTAATAGATGCATTCCCTCACATTGCTGCCAAAATTCCCGATGTACATTTAGTTATCGTTGGTAGCGGCCCCTTAGATGAGCAAATCAAAAAACGCGCCCAAAAGTTTAAATCGGGAATTACGATTTGGGGAGAATCTCACGGGACAGAACTTTTAGGTTGGTTTGCTAGAGCCGATGTTTTTGTTAACCCCTCCGTCACCGAAAACTTTTGCACCACTAATAACGAAGCGCTAGCTTCCGGAACTCCTGTAGTTGCAGCTTTAGCACCCTCAACCGCAGAACAAGTGATTCCCGGACATAACGGCTTCCTGGCTGAACCCAACAACCCAGCAGATTTCGCCCAAAAAATCATTGCTATTTTAGAAAATCCCGAACTGAAAACAGCAATGACTCAAAACGCTCGCCCTTCGATATTAGACTTTGATTGGTCAGTTTGCCAGGAGAAGTTTGAAGAAAAGCTCTATCAGCTAGTTGCTTTATCAAACAAGGAAAAGGTGATGGTTAATTAG
- a CDS encoding DUF2141 domain-containing protein — translation MLKLSKITALAIATFASLTSIQLVNAAPAQTLTVVVNGIKHQKGQICIGVYSQDKEKGFPSNTSNVLQGVCKKITGSTLKHQFSGLKPGNYAVAIVDDQNGDRKVNKDFFGIPTEGFGISNNPTVSIQTGTPKFRDASFAVNKNTTVNITVKYSLDP, via the coding sequence ATGTTAAAACTATCTAAAATTACAGCCTTAGCGATCGCAACTTTCGCCAGCCTCACCTCCATTCAGCTTGTGAATGCTGCACCAGCGCAAACCCTGACTGTCGTAGTCAATGGTATCAAACACCAAAAGGGACAAATTTGTATCGGAGTTTATTCTCAAGACAAAGAGAAAGGATTTCCCTCCAATACTTCCAATGTATTACAAGGTGTTTGTAAAAAAATTACAGGTAGCACCTTAAAACACCAATTTTCCGGCTTAAAGCCTGGAAATTACGCTGTCGCCATCGTTGACGATCAAAATGGCGATCGCAAAGTCAATAAAGATTTTTTCGGTATTCCCACTGAAGGATTTGGTATTTCCAACAACCCTACAGTCTCCATCCAAACTGGAACACCCAAATTCCGCGATGCTAGTTTTGCAGTCAACAAAAACACCACCGTCAACATCACAGTCAAATATTCCCTTGACCCCTAA
- a CDS encoding glycosyltransferase, with protein sequence MNDLARLLSQIVLGWLAIQVFLILVFLWNLRSNQGKLLPDDKLPKTAIVLCLRGADPFLPNCLRALLNQNYPQYDLKLIVDRQEDPAWKIATDTIQELKATNVEISPLRIIRKNCSLKCSSLLQAASDLDDSYQVVALVDADTIVHPNWLRELVSPLNNPHIGATTGNRWYLPTGKYWGSLVRYIWNVSAVVQMYLYGIPWGGTLAVKTEVLRQTGLLDKWSKAFGEDTMMRSVLGKNKLRVKFVPSLLMLNREESDLPSLRYWLQRQLISSRLYHPWWLAVVGDTILTILLPTLLIVLFVAALFTQQWNTAVFCLSCYIGYMLGLLLLVIVLEKEIQQVLHRHGEPITKLAPATIFKIFIGIPFTQWVYGCAMFLSVWMSKVKWRGITYDIKGPWNIRLLDYRPYKIVDQPSDRKLSL encoded by the coding sequence ATGAACGATTTGGCGAGATTGTTGTCTCAGATTGTACTGGGATGGCTGGCCATTCAGGTATTTTTGATTCTTGTTTTCTTGTGGAATTTGCGTTCTAATCAGGGGAAATTATTGCCAGATGACAAGTTACCCAAAACTGCGATCGTTCTTTGTTTGCGGGGTGCAGATCCTTTTCTGCCTAATTGTTTGCGTGCTTTATTAAATCAGAACTATCCCCAGTATGATTTAAAGCTGATTGTTGATCGTCAAGAAGATCCAGCTTGGAAAATTGCGACTGATACTATCCAAGAGCTAAAAGCAACTAATGTTGAAATTAGCCCTTTGAGAATTATTCGCAAAAACTGTAGCCTGAAGTGCAGTTCTCTACTGCAAGCAGCGTCAGATTTAGATGATTCCTATCAGGTAGTTGCTTTAGTCGATGCTGATACCATCGTTCATCCTAATTGGCTGCGGGAATTAGTCAGCCCTTTAAATAATCCCCATATTGGCGCAACAACTGGTAACCGTTGGTACTTACCTACAGGTAAATATTGGGGTTCTTTAGTGCGCTACATCTGGAATGTATCTGCAGTTGTGCAGATGTATTTATATGGCATTCCTTGGGGTGGAACTCTCGCTGTCAAAACGGAAGTACTGCGTCAAACAGGGCTTTTAGATAAGTGGAGTAAGGCATTTGGCGAAGATACTATGATGCGTAGTGTCTTAGGCAAAAATAAATTACGGGTAAAATTTGTACCTTCCTTATTGATGCTAAATCGGGAAGAATCAGATTTACCCAGCTTAAGATACTGGCTACAGCGTCAATTAATATCTTCGAGGCTGTATCATCCCTGGTGGTTAGCTGTAGTTGGCGACACGATTTTGACTATATTATTGCCAACTCTGCTGATTGTATTGTTCGTAGCAGCATTATTTACCCAACAATGGAACACTGCAGTTTTCTGCTTGAGTTGTTACATTGGCTATATGTTGGGACTTCTCTTGCTGGTAATTGTTTTAGAAAAAGAGATACAGCAAGTCCTGCACCGTCATGGTGAACCGATAACAAAACTCGCACCAGCAACCATCTTCAAAATTTTCATTGGGATTCCCTTTACCCAGTGGGTTTATGGTTGTGCCATGTTTCTCTCTGTGTGGATGTCAAAAGTCAAGTGGCGCGGCATCACCTACGATATCAAAGGCCCTTGGAACATTCGCCTCCTCGACTATCGCCCTTATAAAATCGTAGACCAACCAAGCGATCGCAAACTTTCTCTTTAG
- a CDS encoding glycosyltransferase family 2 protein, translated as MSNSLRRLSIGLPVYNGEKFIRESIDCILNQTFQDFELIISDNASTDKTEEICREYAAKDNRIRYYRNATNIGCARNFNRAFELSTGEYFKWVAYDDLHAPDFIQKCIEILDQDPTVVLCHAHTSYIDEQGKFIQTYDIKFKTDSSKPQERFQELLTKHYCYQIYGVIRADAIRKSPYIIGCGAADAIFLLRLALLGRFYEIPEYLFFARSHPQQSMSMFLPNYLLANSNNQKELLSELPDFYGYAVWFDTANAGKIIFPHWRILGEVLLSIWKSPLNWQEKLSCLLGMPKRLQGTEYLLLKDLQLAAQTLWKNRQNFYQRLSVLSGG; from the coding sequence ATGAGTAATTCTCTGCGGCGCTTAAGCATTGGACTACCTGTATACAACGGCGAGAAATTTATCCGTGAGTCTATAGATTGTATTTTGAATCAAACATTCCAAGATTTTGAATTAATTATTTCTGATAACGCCTCTACAGATAAAACAGAAGAAATTTGTAGAGAGTATGCTGCTAAAGATAACCGTATTCGCTATTACCGTAACGCCACAAATATCGGTTGCGCTCGTAACTTTAATCGTGCTTTTGAATTGTCTACAGGCGAATATTTTAAATGGGTAGCCTATGACGATTTACACGCCCCAGATTTTATCCAAAAATGTATAGAAATACTTGACCAAGACCCCACAGTAGTTTTGTGTCATGCCCATACATCTTACATTGATGAACAGGGAAAATTTATCCAAACCTACGACATTAAATTTAAAACTGATTCATCAAAACCCCAAGAACGTTTTCAAGAGTTGCTGACCAAGCATTACTGTTATCAAATATATGGTGTAATTCGCGCCGATGCTATCAGGAAATCCCCATATATTATTGGCTGTGGAGCCGCAGATGCAATTTTTTTATTAAGGTTGGCTTTACTTGGTCGGTTTTATGAAATTCCCGAATATCTCTTTTTTGCTCGTAGCCATCCCCAACAATCAATGAGTATGTTTTTACCAAACTACCTATTGGCTAACAGCAATAATCAAAAAGAATTACTCAGCGAGTTACCAGATTTTTATGGTTATGCTGTGTGGTTCGATACAGCAAATGCGGGGAAAATTATCTTCCCACATTGGAGAATTTTAGGGGAAGTTTTGCTATCAATTTGGAAGTCGCCTTTAAATTGGCAGGAAAAATTATCTTGCTTGCTCGGGATGCCAAAACGTTTACAGGGAACTGAATATTTATTGCTTAAAGACTTACAGCTAGCTGCTCAAACTCTGTGGAAAAACCGCCAAAACTTTTATCAACGTTTGTCAGTTTTGAGCGGCGGTTAA
- a CDS encoding NAD-dependent epimerase/dehydratase family protein: MNFENKTILITGIDDFIGYRAAELAIAKGMKVKGLQSSGTQDTKAKNLGVEVIVGKINDAKTAQKACEGVDIVLHTAQLAQEAGPLKDFREVNVDGTITIAKAAKSAGVKTFVHLSSVLVYGFNYSDRVTESEPLAEESNPYCQTKIEAEVALLPLNNPPDFGVIVIRAGDVYGPGCIPWVARPVHFMRQKLFAYANDEHGVINHVYVDNLIDAIFLAIEKETYGEIFNITDGENTSWKEYFTRLAAISGSPEPMSIGKDEIKLFLKLRAQGQKLFRKKADILPESIDFMTRPYACSIEKAQSLLNYAPKIDLEKGLQITKEWLEKTDLQNLMK, translated from the coding sequence ATGAACTTTGAAAATAAAACTATTCTGATTACCGGAATTGACGATTTTATTGGCTATCGTGCGGCTGAGTTAGCCATAGCCAAGGGAATGAAAGTCAAAGGACTACAAAGTTCTGGTACTCAGGATACAAAAGCAAAAAATTTAGGCGTTGAGGTGATTGTTGGTAAAATTAACGATGCCAAAACTGCTCAAAAAGCTTGTGAAGGAGTAGACATCGTTTTACATACCGCTCAACTTGCTCAAGAAGCTGGCCCTCTGAAAGATTTTCGTGAGGTGAATGTTGACGGAACCATCACAATAGCGAAAGCAGCCAAAAGTGCTGGTGTCAAAACTTTTGTGCATCTTTCTAGCGTATTGGTGTATGGGTTTAATTATAGCGATCGCGTCACTGAATCCGAGCCGCTAGCTGAAGAAAGCAACCCCTACTGTCAAACCAAAATTGAAGCAGAAGTTGCATTATTACCACTCAATAACCCGCCAGATTTTGGTGTAATTGTAATTCGTGCCGGCGATGTTTACGGGCCAGGATGTATCCCCTGGGTAGCGCGTCCGGTTCATTTTATGCGCCAAAAATTATTCGCCTATGCTAATGATGAGCATGGAGTAATCAATCATGTCTATGTTGATAATTTGATTGATGCTATTTTTCTAGCTATCGAAAAAGAAACCTACGGCGAAATCTTCAATATCACCGACGGAGAAAACACTTCCTGGAAAGAGTATTTTACCCGTTTAGCAGCAATATCTGGTTCACCAGAACCCATGTCTATTGGTAAAGACGAAATCAAATTATTTTTGAAATTGCGCGCTCAAGGACAAAAGTTATTTCGTAAAAAAGCCGATATTCTTCCAGAGTCTATAGATTTTATGACTCGTCCCTATGCTTGTTCAATTGAAAAAGCTCAAAGCCTTTTAAATTATGCACCAAAAATTGATTTGGAAAAGGGCTTACAAATTACCAAAGAATGGCTAGAAAAAACAGACCTACAAAACCTAATGAAATAG
- a CDS encoding glycosyltransferase, which produces MPDLVKFLCNSLLGWLAIQVCLTLVFLVSLNPSQKNLLPDDQLPKTAVILCLRGADPYLRQCLRALLKQNYPNYDLKVVVDHQEDPAWNIAVDTIQELGAVNVEISALRAINNNSSLKCSSLVQAVSELDNSYKVVALVDSHTVVHPNWLRELVNPLSHPKVGATTGNRWYVPTGKHWWSLVPYIANVSLVIQMYLFGIPWGGTLAIKTEVIQKTGLLDKWSRAVCEDIMIRSVLGKHRLQVKFVPSLLMLNQEECDLPTLRNQIERQLTFSRLYHPQPSAIFGDTFSSILQPTLVLMCLLWALFTSQWDDFVFLLACYSSYTFGLLWLMLILEHGVQQIIRDRHQKPTPISFPTIIKLLIGIPLTQWLYGLGMLSSLRMSTMNWRGITYRISGPWNIRLVEYRKYR; this is translated from the coding sequence ATGCCAGATTTGGTCAAATTTCTGTGTAACTCGTTGTTGGGTTGGCTGGCAATTCAGGTATGTTTAACCCTGGTGTTTTTGGTGTCTCTGAATCCAAGCCAGAAGAACTTGTTACCAGATGACCAGTTACCCAAAACAGCGGTGATTCTCTGTCTACGTGGAGCAGATCCATATCTGAGACAATGTTTGCGTGCTTTACTCAAACAGAACTACCCCAACTATGATTTAAAGGTTGTTGTCGATCATCAAGAAGACCCAGCTTGGAACATTGCTGTTGACACCATCCAAGAACTAGGCGCAGTTAATGTTGAAATTAGCGCATTGCGAGCAATAAACAACAATTCTAGTCTCAAGTGTAGTTCTCTAGTCCAAGCAGTCTCAGAATTAGACAATTCCTATAAAGTAGTCGCTTTAGTGGATAGCCATACTGTCGTTCATCCTAATTGGCTGCGCGAATTAGTTAACCCCTTATCCCATCCTAAGGTAGGAGCAACCACAGGTAATCGTTGGTATGTACCCACAGGTAAACACTGGTGGTCTTTAGTACCTTATATAGCTAACGTCTCCTTAGTTATACAGATGTATCTGTTTGGCATACCTTGGGGTGGGACTTTAGCGATTAAAACCGAAGTCATTCAAAAAACAGGACTACTCGATAAATGGAGTCGTGCTGTATGCGAAGACATCATGATTCGTAGCGTCTTGGGAAAACATAGGCTGCAGGTAAAATTTGTACCTTCTTTATTGATGCTCAATCAGGAAGAATGCGATTTACCCACCTTAAGAAACCAGATTGAGCGTCAACTCACTTTTTCTCGGCTTTATCATCCTCAACCCTCAGCGATTTTTGGTGATACGTTTTCCAGCATCTTGCAACCGACTTTAGTCTTGATGTGTTTGCTATGGGCATTATTTACTTCGCAATGGGATGATTTCGTCTTTTTGCTGGCGTGTTATAGCAGCTATACCTTTGGATTACTTTGGCTCATGCTGATTTTAGAGCATGGAGTCCAGCAAATAATTCGCGATCGCCATCAAAAACCAACACCAATTTCATTTCCCACCATCATCAAACTCCTCATCGGCATTCCCCTAACTCAATGGCTTTATGGGTTAGGAATGTTGTCTTCTTTGAGAATGTCTACAATGAACTGGCGTGGTATCACCTACCGCATTTCCGGCCCTTGGAATATTCGGTTAGTAGAGTATCGGAAGTATCGGTGA
- the devC gene encoding ABC transporter permease DevC — MNFKIPLAWLQLVQQKVRFLVAVAGIAFIVLLMFIQLGFQDALYSSATAVHQSLKGDLFVVSSQYKSLTSNQSFSRTRLYQALGFDGVESVSPMYVQFAKLKNPVNNEKYSIYVIGFDPGRSVLNIPEVEENLDKLKITDMMLFDRDSRSEFGPIPERFDQGQTEQTVEIFPFNSLIGYRVRVAGLFSLGPSFGVDGNLIVSDSTFLRINPNTRPAEMIDVGVITLKPGTDPNKVLKDLQASLPNDVQVFTYQGFIDFEKQYWAVRTPIGFILSLMLTMASVVGVVIVYQILYSNIATQFVAYATLKAMGYANRYLLNVVFQQALILAVLSYIPGFIFSVLLYDFAMKATKLPIVMTFNNASLVFVSATLMCLTSGSLAINKLRSADPADIF; from the coding sequence ATGAATTTTAAGATTCCTTTAGCATGGCTACAATTAGTCCAGCAAAAAGTTCGTTTTCTGGTAGCTGTAGCGGGGATTGCTTTTATTGTGCTGCTGATGTTTATTCAGCTAGGTTTCCAAGATGCACTTTATTCTAGTGCTACTGCAGTACATCAAAGCTTGAAAGGAGATTTGTTTGTAGTTAGTTCTCAATACAAATCTTTGACTTCCAATCAAAGCTTTTCTCGGACTCGTTTATATCAAGCTTTGGGGTTTGATGGTGTTGAGTCTGTTAGCCCCATGTATGTGCAATTTGCCAAGTTGAAAAACCCGGTAAATAACGAGAAATATTCAATTTATGTGATTGGGTTTGATCCAGGCAGATCTGTTTTAAATATCCCAGAGGTTGAAGAGAATTTAGATAAGCTCAAAATTACGGACATGATGCTGTTTGACAGAGATTCACGTTCCGAGTTTGGGCCGATTCCAGAAAGATTCGATCAAGGTCAGACCGAACAAACTGTTGAAATCTTTCCCTTTAACTCTTTAATTGGTTATCGTGTTAGAGTTGCAGGTTTATTCAGTTTGGGGCCTTCCTTTGGGGTAGATGGTAACTTAATTGTTAGCGATTCAACTTTTCTCAGAATCAATCCCAACACCCGCCCTGCGGAAATGATTGACGTGGGTGTAATTACCTTAAAACCAGGTACAGACCCTAATAAGGTGCTGAAAGATTTACAAGCATCCTTACCTAATGATGTGCAAGTTTTTACATACCAAGGTTTCATTGATTTTGAGAAACAATATTGGGCTGTGAGAACACCAATCGGTTTTATTCTCAGCTTAATGCTAACAATGGCTTCTGTGGTAGGTGTAGTAATTGTTTACCAAATTCTCTACAGCAACATTGCTACACAATTCGTAGCTTACGCAACATTAAAAGCTATGGGTTATGCCAATAGATATTTATTAAATGTTGTCTTTCAACAAGCTTTGATATTGGCAGTTTTAAGTTATATACCCGGATTTATCTTTTCCGTGCTGTTATATGATTTTGCCATGAAAGCAACAAAACTGCCCATTGTGATGACATTTAATAATGCATCATTAGTCTTTGTATCAGCCACATTAATGTGTTTAACTTCAGGGTCTTTAGCTATCAACAAACTACGTTCTGCTGACCCGGCTGATATTTTCTAA